The following DNA comes from Naumovozyma dairenensis CBS 421 chromosome 4, complete genome.
AACAACACGATGTATCACAAAAACCAACTAAGACCGACTTCTTTGCCGCAAAATTGGCATCTGCAGTTGGAGATAACGAGGTAAGCGATTCAGAAGAAACCTTCGTTTATGAATCAGCAGCAAATTCCACGAAGAATGCAATTTTCCCCAATAGCAACGGTGAACTTCTAGcacatcaacaacaacaacaagttTCGGAAAATAGATCACATGGTATAACTCCAAAGATGAGTGTTCCgatattgaataataataaaaaattactcAGTAGGTTGAAAAATACAAGGCACATAAGTACAGGTGGGATACCGACAACTTCACTGGCTGCATTGGCTCCTCTTAATGCTCAAAATGTTGAATACGATCATAGTGGGATAGTTCAAGCACAACCTCATTCTGTACTACAAAATCCACTTAAAGCAGGTGCAAACAGTAACAATCAAGATGACTTGGAAAGTTTTACTTCTTATGaaagacaacaacaacagacCAACAGAACAAAAATTGATCGGCAATCTATTAATTCATATAATctagaacaacaacagttGCTGGAGAGGTCACCTAATAGAAGGTTGAATGGCTCCGTGTCGACAACTGATGGTCTTGTAATgccatcatcttcatttcTACCTCAAGCAACAGGTATGATCTCTTCACCTTCAATCCCGAGGAGGAATATGAATGGCAACACTAACAACAATTATAGCATGaataacattaataatagCGATAACACTAATacaactaataataataataataataataataataataatattcaaagcAAAACTTATGGGACGTCCATGAATGCAACGTTATCTAATCCAAcccaaagaaaaagttcAATTACAAGACATACAGCTAATTTACCTAAGCAACAAGAAGGAATAAGTGCCTCTGGTAGTAAAAGGAAATTAAGAACTACCGTTTCGAAGATTTTTGATGCAGATGGAGCTCCTCCGTTGAGACGATATTCTGGTGTTCCAGATAACGTTAATTTAGAAGATTACATCGAACAATCAGATGAGTACCATATACCTAATAGTATCAAGATGAACAGTTACATCGCTCCAAAAGGTACACAGATAGGACAAGATGAATATAGAAGAAGTAGCACTCATACATATACGTCCGACtatgattataataataacattaagCCTTCCAATAACATGAATGCTAATTCTAATGGGAATGGTAATTTCTTTAACGAGCCTGGTGCTATCAAAGAGGAGAATGAAGAAGACTTATctattaatagtaataagAAGGAAAGTATGAACTTCAATCATCCTAACAACAACTCTAATTTAGAGCAAATGCttgacgatgatgatgaaatggTACCTGATGATGATCGGTCAATGTTTTATTACAGCCATAGAGATGACTTGGAAGCCCGTCCGCATATTGCAGACTATCGGAATGattttgttgatgatgaagaagacgTAGGTGAAGACCATGATCCCTTATCCCATAACAATCATGTCAATAATCAAAACCATCCATTGTATTATGATAATGGTTATACTACGGAGATCAACAATGGCAGAAGATCTTTTAAACATACTTCTTATTATGACCCCACGTTGTCTCCTACGTTTTTCCAACATCAACAGCTACCGCAACAGCATAATCTGACATTAACGGGTGCTCAATCACAACATAATGCTGGATTTCTTGCAACCCATccgcaacaacaacaacaacagctGCAACCAAATATTAATGAGAATACACCATTACGGCCTAAAAATAGGCCGGCGAGGAATGGCTTTAGTTATTCGCCACATAATTTTAATACAAAGAAATCGTCGTGGTCCAAAATTAAGAATTGTGTTTATTTCACATTTGTGGTGATTTCATTACTAACTGTTGGATTTATACTTGGATTCTTATTAGCTACAAACAAAGAATTACAAGGTATTGATATAGTGGTAATGGATAATATCATTAGTAGTTCAGATGAATTAGTATTTGATGTTACTGTAAGTGCATTTAATCCTggatttttttcaattacCATTAGAGATATTGATATAGATGTCTTTGCAAGAAGTTCATTCatcaataaagaatattacGTTGATGGTAAATCTAGTgggaataataataaaaatatggaGACAACTATCTTATTGGGGACAATTTATTCATTAGAGACACCATTACAATTCCAAGGtggatttttcaatagGAACTATGATGTTTCGAGGTCAAGTATTAAGATATTGCATCCTGGTTCTAATGACGCAAAACATAACGGTGGCAGTGGCGGGAATGATGAAgacgataatgatgatagGGACAAACAAGGTGCTAAGCAAGAGAAAGGGCTCAGTATATCGAGGAATGGATGGTTCGCAGGAGGTGATGATAACGATGATGATCATGATGACCATGATGATTCTAAGAAGTGGAAGACATTGATACAACATGATTATGAGTTAATTATACGTGGTAATATGAAATATAGGATTCCGTTCTTTAATAACGAGAAATCAGTTGCCGTGCAAAAGAGTGAAGAAGTCCCCTTAAAGACGAAGAGGATGGGAATGCAAACGTAATTGAGAGGATGGATATATAGGTCATTATTACGGATGGCCTATCGATTACATATAAAAGGGCGATTAGCTAATCAGTTGATTCTACGAGGTATTACACTATTTACAACTAGAGTAGTCTGATTTCTATTTAggatatatttattagtCTAGTCTACCGTCCTACCTTCGATTAATATGTACCTATCATGCATAGTTCCTCCATAGCCTGTTATTTATGCACTGCCCTTCcgataaaataaatataaatgcATAGTTCTTTTTTTAGAAACTGGCCGGTTCCTTTTTGGTTTCCTTCCTTCTGCGTCTCTTTCTCAGATAACAAGGGATTTTTACCCGCCTGACAGTTCAGGGATgcatcaacaacaacaaatcGCTGAATTTGGACAAAACTGAAacaaattggaaaaaaagcAAAATACTTAGTAACCTAATTGAGAAACAAGCTCATTATCCCAACAACAGCATTAGGTGCTAAAATTGGAATAAAGTAGTTGATACATGTAGAAATATAGACTAAACACATTATTTTGGAGTTCTCTTAGAAactattttcaaattaattaCTTACTTAATTCATATAGCCGCAACCGttcaagaaaaaacatTTCTGTGAATTACTCACATTAGTAGAAAGATTAGAAGAAACGCTTCAGTTCTATTTCCCAGTACGACtgtttcatatttttttatagcCAATATTGcatgaaataaaaaaggCGATAAACTGTATTTGTAAACAGAACAGAAAATCAACAGctcaaatattttcatataacaaaaaatgGCAGAAAGAAGAGATAGTTTTGTGTCACGAtcgatgaagataaattcaaaatcaCCCAGATCTTTGCAAAGTAGGAACACCAAgaatttatctttatcGTTCCAAAATGACGAATTCATGAAACCGTTAAAGGTGGCACCTGCTTCTTCTATCAACCAGGCTGTATCTGTATCAGCGGCAAGCCTTACGGCACCTCTGATaattaacaaaaatttCGTGTCTATGaaacagcaacagcaacagaGGCCACGGTTATTTAATAGAAGCAGTGAAGCTGCTATATATACACTGCCGAACTCTTCAAGACCAATAAATCCTGGCCCTCTTTCCTTATCtataaataagaataaaatagatgatgatgctaataataatagtaataatgataatttcagtaataatattcctaAAAGCACCAACGAAGGTGGTTCAGTCGCACCTCCAATACCATTATCAATATGtacaaaaaaaagcaaAAGCATATTGAAACGTTCCAAAACTCTTCCTAGTCTTGAAACTTCTACACCACTCATGCAAGATAGAAAtagcaacagcaacaacacACAGACAACATTCATCTTCTCTGATAAAGGTAAAGATGTCAACAGTATAAATGGACAATATTTACAAACTGATTATCATAATGTGTTTAAAAAGAACGCATATCCAGATGGTCCCCTATTGGTCATACGtccaaatatttatctttattcaGAGCCTAGATtggaagaaatattatcatttgatcTTGTCATTAATGTCGCggaagaaattgataacTTATCAACGCATTTAccaacaaataaaaatattgaatattacCAAATATTATGGTCGCATAACTCAAAAATTTCGgaagatttaaaagaattaacGGAAATAATGTATCATGCTACTTTACAGAATAGAAGAATTTTGATCCATTGTCAATGTGGTGTTTCAAGATCTGCATCATTAATCGTCGCTTACATAATGagatatcatcatttgaaCTTAAATAAAGCTTATGATGAGTTGAAATCTATAGCACATGATATAAGCCCCAACATGGGActtatatttcaattaatgGAATGGAATGAACAATTAACACGAATGAATGAGGCAGCAACTGAAAATCTGCAAAATAATAGCAGTGGCATTACCCATAGTACCATATCAAATGACTTTGACGAACAGGCATCTTCACTGCTAGATGCAGATGTAACTTCATCaaagaatgataataataataataataataatgttagTGATACAAGTGCATGTACTGCTTCTTCtgcatcatcttcttcatctgcatcttcctcttccaCATTTGCATCTTCAAACTTAATTACAACAACTACAAAAATGGAAACTATTGTATCtgaatcttcattatctaCTATGTTTAATTATCATGATCCAGAAGATGAAAGTATAATTGACtcagaaaataataatataaatgaTGGTTCAtctcaacaacaacaacaacaaagatCATCATTCATAAACTCATCATCGAAATATACACCTTTTTTTAGTTATATAGCccttaataatattttaccACAATTAATTAATCTTTCGAAGAACTCTATACATTGATGAATCCATAAGTGTCGAAGGAAGTTCATCTATACTGTAGATTTACCCTTTCtgtattaaatatatacatcTAACATAGGGCCGGTTCTGTccttattatcaaatgattagggtatttatatatacCCTGATTTTGTTATTTCAACATACCCTAACTGCAAAATGAagtttaaataatttttggtAAATAGTAATAGGTAATGtttaataaaaatggtGAAGTTTTGATGTAAAATTgcaatatattctttcaaGTGTTGGATCAATTGCTCTCTTTCCCCAAAACTTGCAATCCTCTTCCTTCTCTCTTTAATTTTgtattggaatattttatctaacatggaagaattagaagattttGAAGCATTATTAGAGGATTCATTCAATAAGAGACAGTTTGcaaatgatttattaaaggCAACTAATGATGAATCTTCCACAACGACGGAACTTGATATCGAAACTCCAATAAAAAAGTTGAAATACGATTTAGATGAAGTAGATGCCAGGATTGATGATCTCCTTCGTAACAATTCTactaatattataaatcAACTTTATAAAGGTAAATCATcacaaaatattatcaataatgaaCTGAACGATAGTTTCGGGTACCTTTCTATGTCTTATAAGAGGTTACAAGAAGAAGTCTTGGAACCATACGAGAAAGCTCAAAAACTACAATCCGTCTTAAGTAAAGTTCATCAGACTTCTATCTTATTAAGAGATTCTTTGatttatatacatataattAATGAGATTGAAAATCTTTCAGCagaaaaatcaacaacCAACacatcttcaaataaattaacCACAGCAAAGGCTATTAAACTAGCAACGTTATATTCACAATTGCAATTAAATCTAAACCAAAATgtgaatttgaaatcattacAAGTGATTAAACATCTAGAGGGAACTATTCTCgtgaaaaagaaagaactTTTAGGTTTCATATCATTGGAATTTTCGAAGGAATGCCTTAATAGTTttaaaataaagaagaataaagatATCATAAGTCAATTGGcatattctttatatatagtatCGCCACAGGATTATGTTTCaacaattcaaaaatatatcttatCAAATGTATTGATGGATTCCCAGACTTtaacaaaaacaattaattCCATAAAGAACTTTCCAATGGCATTTGAAGATGTTGTAAAGAGAAGCTACGATATTTATTCCTTGGAAGATGCATTACATAATatcaaatttgaagatacAAATTTATTGACTGAGTACACAAAGCAAAGGAAACCAAAGTCAAGTACACCGAGAGAATTATATTGGAATAAAATTTCCtctaattttaaaaaagaGTTTGAAATATCTTACAATAGAGGTGGACCTGTGGGTAAGTCCTTAGCTAAAAATTATGATATGATCGTTTCTACAATAAAGGAGAACATGCCAAAATCTACGGGCAATAATGATTATCATCATAACCTAGATACCATGTTGAAATCTATATCTATTATTACTTCCGAATCCCACAAGTAAACACGAGAAACAAACACTTCTGTTTCGATTTTGTGATCTTGAAGTTTTAGTCCCTTGAATGAGATCAGATCATATACCATATGATGATCAGTAGGCAGTAGATACTCTTCCATGCGTTTACGATATGTaggaaattaaaattacaagatttgacataaatatatagtctgtgtattattataacgagattttataattttttcgTGGGTATCATATTCATTCAGTTCTAAATTTAGGTACAGGTGGTTTCAAGCCAGCGTTTGCTAATGGATTCATtgctttctttttattttttttcccaCCACGTTTATGGAACtgtttctttatcatctttcTGATTTCTTTAGCTCTATTTTCCCGTTCCTTTAATCGTTCGGCACCTAACTTCTTCGCTAATCTTTGTTTCTGACTTGGTCTCCGTCTTTTCAAACGCATTTCTCGAAGATCTTCTGcttcaattttatcattatattcttttagGTCTATTACTTTACCACGAAATTGTTCAAAACCTTTGTTTGGTCCCATTTCAAATTCCTTCAACAGTGAGTCGTAAGTAATAGCACTCAACTggaatttatcaatttcttccttACTATATGATGCAAAATAATGGCTTTTTGGTCTTTTTTGATTGATAATTTCTGGTGATGGTTCtcttaaagaaattttcatcagTCTATTAGTTGATCTTCCTCTTTCTTCATCGTACTCAGTCGTAGATGTTTCAACTCCATCAATTCTAGAGGTAGGTTCAGTTgccattgaaaataatgggaaaaattcaaactcatcctcatcattTTGCTGCTGtccattatcatcatgGTTATTTTCCTCTACACTATCTGATTTCGTTGATGGTGCAATTTCAACAATCTCTAAATCATCATGGCCTTCTTCGGCTATAAGTTCAGGTTCCACATGTTCAGAAAACATAGTTGAATCATCAAATAGATCCTTCCTTGAAACACTGTATCATAATAAAACattgatattgttgtttttcaTATAGTTAGTACGTCAATCTCTTAAAAATACATCCAAAAACGTCGGgagaaaataaacattGTTTGTTCATACATTTTTAGACCTGCCATCTTCTATACTAATAgctttgaatatatttgtattctttcttgtttctaacttcttcttccttttaATGATTACGCAATATAGTTAACTATTATCTGTTTAGGTATGTATCTTTTTATCTCATCGCCATATCTGAATCCCAGGCtctgtttgtttgtttttcgAACTTTCATTCCAACTATTTAACATAATATCTGATTGTCTACGATATCGCGCAGAGAGTTTTGTTCAAAATGAATCGAAAATTGagttcaattttttttgcgAAAGAGCAAGAACTTCTCTATGAAATATACTGCATTTAAGAAGCAAAATGAGTCTGTACAATGGGTACACAACTACTCGACAACCGGTGGGAAATCTGGTTATTATGTTCTTATCCGGATGGTTAATGAAATAGCtagttttgttttgatttattcATAATAAACTGGTTTTAACTTAGTATACAATGGTAcataaacatatataaatatcaaTCAGTAAATAACTATTTTTGCGTGCCATAACGAAACCTCATCTCATTTTTGTTCAGAGAGTCAAAGATCTATAGCGAATGGTACGGTAATACAatgtttcattttattttcatcacaAATGTACGCTTTTCTTGTCCTTTTTCCTCTATTTATTAAGCTTCCCCTTGATAATTTGTAAGAATTCACGGTAactttcattatttaagaTCTTATCTTCAACTAATTCACTATTAGCCCATAATCTTAATGTGCTTAATTCCTTTGCACTAACATGAGCAACAGGTTCAGATTGAGATATACCTCTTACGATATACAATTGTTGATAAGTGACAACATCATCATGTTCTCTAACTTTCGAGATGATGTTTCTTACTCTTTCATTGAAAGTGGAAGATGGAACCACTGGTAATTCAGCTTTACCTGTAGgtatttggaatatttcGGGAGTACCAAAGACATCAGATATTAATTCGCTAACTGCATCACCACCCATccataaaaataattccTTTGAGTTATCGATTAAGTATAACCCGTATTTGTCAAATGATGCTGAGGAAGCATTGACAGGTTGAGGTAAAACAATTGAACCATTTTCATCAGGTAAACCAACATCATCAGGCATGTCATGTAAAGAATAAACATTTGGATAAATGTTTTTAATTAAGTATTTCAATGGAGCAGTCTCCAAATAGTTTAATGCACCACTTCTATGATCGCTTGGTATAATACTTGCTCTAAACGCAGCATTTTTAGTTAAACAGTGAATCAATAATGGCAACATTCtcaaattagaagataatCTTAATGGGGATGTACCTGTAACATTAGATGAGactatttctttcttgtaTGACAATAAAATATCTTGAATAGATCTAGTTAAGAAATCTCTCGCTTCATTCAAACTTGAATTAATAGCTTTTTGAATAGCTTTTTGAGTTAATACTGCAGTAATGGCCAATTGATCAGCAGATGCAAAAATATCAGATATATTATCAGAAGTTGGTAAACATAAAGTGATAACTCTAATTCTACGTTGACCGGTATTCAATGACAACAAAGTTGCTACTTGAATGTAACAATATTCTCCAATGAGGTTTTCATCTAATGTCAATTCAAAAACGTATTCTTGATCTCTTGGTAAAGCTGAAAAGGCACATAAATCACTTGatctattgaagaaatgaCCATAAAATT
Coding sequences within:
- the VAC7 gene encoding Vac7p (similar to Saccharomyces cerevisiae VAC7 (YNL054W); ancestral locus Anc_2.255), whose protein sequence is MNADDLKFTVETETVETPALDLPIPLNNNPSTLLLSNKNEQQQQQQQQQQQPQQSVHRELSHTEILNNSHKNNSSPSSKVRPEIVSSTQQMQRPSPLSNIIIDGSTHDNIDSLMRSSSTIGRSSERVHVDNDTNINNKSLKNREFTDEIREPNHLIDNNPLSSHLSHQPLKNKKSSLLVGSSYGLPSMTTDISRIDSTKGTLGNNAKPRAPMAEIHNSGNDRNTNNAIRENHTSLSNANLISRSESVTSMSQPNKLTASLLPEKSSIHSGPNSNAMGTKIVSSAKIIDRPSLPLRNSRELLLSATVKADGSDHSSLAIDNGVRHEASITAGSEIKLKKDTDNLGSVSIRKTVSQDKGIEPNEIIETQQHDVSQKPTKTDFFAAKLASAVGDNEVSDSEETFVYESAANSTKNAIFPNSNGELLAHQQQQQVSENRSHGITPKMSVPILNNNKKLLSRLKNTRHISTGGIPTTSLAALAPLNAQNVEYDHSGIVQAQPHSVLQNPLKAGANSNNQDDLESFTSYERQQQQTNRTKIDRQSINSYNLEQQQLLERSPNRRLNGSVSTTDGLVMPSSSFLPQATGMISSPSIPRRNMNGNTNNNYSMNNINNSDNTNTTNNNNNNNNNNNIQSKTYGTSMNATLSNPTQRKSSITRHTANLPKQQEGISASGSKRKLRTTVSKIFDADGAPPLRRYSGVPDNVNLEDYIEQSDEYHIPNSIKMNSYIAPKGTQIGQDEYRRSSTHTYTSDYDYNNNIKPSNNMNANSNGNGNFFNEPGAIKEENEEDLSINSNKKESMNFNHPNNNSNLEQMLDDDDEMVPDDDRSMFYYSHRDDLEARPHIADYRNDFVDDEEDVGEDHDPLSHNNHVNNQNHPLYYDNGYTTEINNGRRSFKHTSYYDPTLSPTFFQHQQLPQQHNLTLTGAQSQHNAGFLATHPQQQQQQLQPNINENTPLRPKNRPARNGFSYSPHNFNTKKSSWSKIKNCVYFTFVVISLLTVGFILGFLLATNKELQGIDIVVMDNIISSSDELVFDVTVSAFNPGFFSITIRDIDIDVFARSSFINKEYYVDGKSSGNNNKNMETTILLGTIYSLETPLQFQGGFFNRNYDVSRSSIKILHPGSNDAKHNGGSGGNDEDDNDDRDKQGAKQEKGLSISRNGWFAGGDDNDDDHDDHDDSKKWKTLIQHDYELIIRGNMKYRIPFFNNEKSVAVQKSEEVPLKTKRMGMQT
- the MSG5 gene encoding tyrosine/serine/threonine protein phosphatase MSG5 (similar to Saccharomyces cerevisiae SDP1 (YIL113W) and MSG5 (YNL053W); ancestral locus Anc_2.256), translating into MAERRDSFVSRSMKINSKSPRSLQSRNTKNLSLSFQNDEFMKPLKVAPASSINQAVSVSAASLTAPLIINKNFVSMKQQQQQRPRLFNRSSEAAIYTLPNSSRPINPGPLSLSINKNKIDDDANNNSNNDNFSNNIPKSTNEGGSVAPPIPLSICTKKSKSILKRSKTLPSLETSTPLMQDRNSNSNNTQTTFIFSDKGKDVNSINGQYLQTDYHNVFKKNAYPDGPLLVIRPNIYLYSEPRLEEILSFDLVINVAEEIDNLSTHLPTNKNIEYYQILWSHNSKISEDLKELTEIMYHATLQNRRILIHCQCGVSRSASLIVAYIMRYHHLNLNKAYDELKSIAHDISPNMGLIFQLMEWNEQLTRMNEAATENLQNNSSGITHSTISNDFDEQASSLLDADVTSSKNDNNNNNNNVSDTSACTASSASSSSSASSSSTFASSNLITTTTKMETIVSESSLSTMFNYHDPEDESIIDSENNNINDGSSQQQQQQRSSFINSSSKYTPFFSYIALNNILPQLINLSKNSIH
- the COG5 gene encoding Golgi transport complex subunit COG5 (similar to Saccharomyces cerevisiae COG5 (YNL051W); ancestral locus Anc_2.260), which encodes MEELEDFEALLEDSFNKRQFANDLLKATNDESSTTTELDIETPIKKLKYDLDEVDARIDDLLRNNSTNIINQLYKGKSSQNIINNELNDSFGYLSMSYKRLQEEVLEPYEKAQKLQSVLSKVHQTSILLRDSLIYIHIINEIENLSAEKSTTNTSSNKLTTAKAIKLATLYSQLQLNLNQNVNLKSLQVIKHLEGTILVKKKELLGFISLEFSKECLNSFKIKKNKDIISQLAYSLYIVSPQDYVSTIQKYILSNVLMDSQTLTKTINSIKNFPMAFEDVVKRSYDIYSLEDALHNIKFEDTNLLTEYTKQRKPKSSTPRELYWNKISSNFKKEFEISYNRGGPVGKSLAKNYDMIVSTIKENMPKSTGNNDYHHNLDTMLKSISIITSESHK
- the NDAI0D01120 gene encoding uncharacterized protein (similar to Saccharomyces cerevisiae YNL050C; ancestral locus Anc_2.261), which gives rise to MAGLKIVSRKDLFDDSTMFSEHVEPELIAEEGHDDLEIVEIAPSTKSDSVEENNHDDNGQQQNDEDEFEFFPLFSMATEPTSRIDGVETSTTEYDEERGRSTNRLMKISLREPSPEIINQKRPKSHYFASYSKEEIDKFQLSAITYDSLLKEFEMGPNKGFEQFRGKVIDLKEYNDKIEAEDLREMRLKRRRPSQKQRLAKKLGAERLKERENRAKEIRKMIKKQFHKRGGKKNKKKAMNPLANAGLKPPVPKFRTE